Proteins encoded within one genomic window of Scheffersomyces stipitis CBS 6054 chromosome 3, complete sequence:
- the CDC35 gene encoding adenylate cyclase (ATP pyrophosphate-lyase) (Adenylyl cyclase) (go_function guanylate cyclase activity; catalytic activity~go_process intracellular signaling cascade; signal transduction) yields the protein MSFLRRDKSKNNLNASAIQNSTAYDIDRPLSPTANLTTNRSPLLRKNTDTYSPRSSIVSLPSEGPPSDVADSGNDSVSSLKDNYRGFHANRRPKAIANIPPLSQPIKPRFKKKSGSLLGKLIYSSRKDSDSSAHSGETTKSEPITEHDRKSASSDTADTVSKHKFRMPSISLEHHHHHHHHPHHPSLEPKESDSDSAKVVGTTFDLDMNLDEMHGIIKSPEDPRNKSSFSDSSTNAAEAIHDGRGNIATQKSHISGPAGPVPESKAVWKAPDSWDVQLDQNMNPIRTIDLALSDSDDTDEKEVNDDIHNHLDVERQEFRRMSDLPVLYGTRQSSHIIQGELDSKTGKPPNHIVRVFREDNTFTTILCSLETTTAELLAIAQRKFFLESISNYQISVYIGNCVKVLEPFEKPLKIQLGLLLLSGYTDNDNLKIIGREDLSYLCKFVVENINLRNLTHEEETMLSRDYVDVNIAGLNLKNIPIIFHQHTYEIEKLNVADNPSIYIPLDFIQSCNNLISINFSKNGCSKFPLNFLEAKKLTHLDMEKNFLDDLPSKFSHLKNLTHLKLNSNQLTTLPKSFSRLKNLEVLNLSSNYFSVYPESISELSNLKDLDMSYNDLASLPESINKLTNLSKLNLCTNKLSKSLPDYFAKMTALKRLDIRYNLLSNVDVLGSLPNLEVAYFSKNNVSAFVDQMENMRLLHFDRNPITSLHFDNMLQYLTIVDLSKAKITSIPDEFITKIPNIEKFVLDKNHLVTLPNELGNLQKLASLSVFGNNLSSLPSTIGKLSSLQILDIHSNNLQSLPDDIWLLKSLSVLNVSSNILSSFPKPPISVAKRVSSTNRLLVLTLADNRLGDDCFESISFLVSLKSLNLSYNDILEIPEGAMRRLTRLTEVYLSGNEIATLPADDLENLKALKLLFVNNNKLVSLPAELSKLTNLQHLDVGSNQLKYNISNWPYDWSWHWNKNLKYLNFSGNKRFEIKSSHVKNQETGEFFDSLLVLKNLKVLGLIDVTLTTTAVPDQSTEMRIRTTSSELDNIGYGVSDSMGLREFVSSRDVFIQKFRGNENEVLICTFDGKRGAPNQGHRVSSLAKNLFVSHFTHELEKVKSDEEINDALRRTFLSLNKEINGILAAKKCNSFAATPQMLKEAVDLNLADDGRAGCSVTVIYIKDKKLYTANCGDTAAILSRNNGDHVLLTNRHDPTSRSEFERIRASGGYVSGDGALDGDLPVARGVGFFNYLPHTHSGPDISSISLTAADDMIVVANKIMWDYISYELAVDILRQEKDDPMLAAQKLRDYAICYGATDKIAVIVITLGEQKSNRSKFGSNGLYNNLGRESDVIAKKRRDRVATTGDSSLRRLDDEIEPPVGELALVFTDIKNSTLLWDAYPVPMRSAIKTHNSIMRRQLRIVGGYEVKTEGDAFMVSFPSPTSALLWCFNVQQNLLTADWPSEILETDQCCEVTDGKGQVIFRGLSVRMGIHWGSPVCETDVVTGRMDYFGPMVNRASRISAVADGGQIAVSSDFLDEFDALHKIHEEISEGKMTLFDAYQGNPRAGEIIEREIASIEDNGYHYFKLGERKLKGLETPEPITLVYTSKLKIRFEIFEKRMSQNQEFNLSTRVVGALPVDSIYGLRTISLRLENICSGLNGGSFVNEGFSNSSGVISEKMNTTFKEGDLIALLNHIVTRIESCVTTLYLRQQMSIAHGEEGVLDIKSGKSLNMVMDDVALLVRAYREMLKIGGRGEEKHGYIENLG from the exons ATGAGTTTCCTTCGACGcgacaagtccaagaacaacttgaa TGCTTCAGCGATACAGAATTCGACAGCATATGATATCGACAGGCCGCTTTCTCCCACGGCCAATTTGAC AACTA ACCGGTCGCCATTGCTCCGTAAAAACACGGATACCTATCTGCCGCGTTCTTCTATCGTGTCTTTGCCATCTGAAGGGCCACCGCTGGATGTAGCTGACAGTGGGAACGATAGTGTTTCCAGCTTGAAAGACAATTACCGCGGCTTCCACGCCAACAGGCGGCCCAAAGCAATTGCCAATATACCTCCGTTGTCGCAGCCAATCAAGCCGCggttcaagaagaagagtggCTCCCTTTTAGGTAAACTCATCTATTCGAGTCGTaaagattcagattcttcagcaCACTCTGGCGAAACGACCAAATCGGAGCCAATCACGGAACACGAT CGAAAAAGTGCCAGCTCCGACACTGCAGATACTGTCTCTAAACACAAGTTCAGAATGCCGTCAATTTCATTAGAacaccaccaccaccatcatcatcatcctCATCACCCTTCTCTT GAACCCAAAGAGCTGGATTCAGATTCAGCTAAGGTGGTGGGAACAACGTTTGACTTAGATATGAACCTTGACGAAATGCACGGGATCATCAAACTGCCGGAAGATCCCAGAAACAAGAGCTCGTTTTCGGATTCTTCCACCAACGCAGCTGAAGCCATACACGATGGCAGAGGCAACATTGCTACTCAAAAATCGCA CATCTCTGGACCCGCTGGTCCTGTTCCAGAGAGTAAGGCTGTGTGGAAGGCTCCTGACAGTTGGGATGTTCAGCTCGACCAGAACATGAACCCTATACGAACAATAGATTTGGCACTTTCTGACTCTGACGATACGGATGAAAAGGAAGTCAATGACGATATTCATAACCATCTTGATGTGG aaagaCAGGAGTTCAGAAGAATGTCTGACTTGCCAGTGCTATATGGTACCCGACAACTGTCTCATATAATTCAAGGTGAGCTTGATTCAAAAACGGGAAAACCCCCTAACCATATTGTTCGTGTTTTTAGAGAGGACAACACATTCACAACCATCTTGTGTTCTTTAGAAACTACGACAGCCGAATTGTTGGCAATTGCCCAAcgtaagttcttcttggaatctATCTCCAACTACCAGATTTCGGTTTATATTGGCAATTGTGTCAAGGTATTGGAACCGTTCGAAAAACCACTAAAAATCCAATTGGGCTTGCTATTGTTGAGTGGTTATACAGATAATGATAACTTGAAGATaattggaagagaagattTATCGTATTTGTGCAAGTTTGTGGTTGAAAATATAAACTTAAGAAACTTGACccatgaagaagaaactatGTTGTCGAGAGACTACGTCGACGTCAACATAGCTGGCCtaaacttgaagaacataCCCATAATCTTCCATCAACACACCTACgaaatagaaaaattgaatGTGGCCGACAACCCATCAATATATATTCCACTTGACTTCATCCAATCGTGCAATAACTTGATTagcatcaacttctccaagaatGGCTGTTCTAAGTTTCCTTTGAATTTCCTTGAAGCCAAAAAGTTGACCCACCTTGACATGGAGAAAAATTTCTTGGACGATTTACCATCCAAATTCAGTCACTTAAAGAACTTGACTCATTTAAAATTGAACTCTAATCAATTGACTACTTTGCCTAAATccttttcaagattgaagaacttggaagtCTTAAACTTATCATCCAACTATTTCAGCGTATATCCAGAGTCTATCTCCGAATTAAGCAATTTGAAAGATTTGGACATGTCCTACAATGATTTGGCGAGTTTACCAGAAtccatcaacaagttgacaaACTTATCAAAGTTGAATCTTTGCACAAACAAGTTGAGTAAGTCGCTTCCGGATTATTTTGCTAAAATGACAGCATTGAAAAGATTAGATATTCGTTATAACCTCCTTTCCAACGTCGATGTATTGGGTTCTTTGCCTAATTTGGAAGTAGCCTATTTCTCGAAGAACAATGTGTCAGCTTTCGTTGACCAGATGGAGAACATGAGATTGCTTCACTTTGATAGAAACCCCATCACATCCTTGCATTTTGACAATATGCTTCAATATCTAACTATAGTGGACTTGTCCAAAGCCAAAATTACGTCTATTCCTGACGAGTTCATAACTAAAATTCCAAACATCGAGAAATTTGTGTTAGATAAGAACCATTTGGTTACTTTGCCCAATGAATTAGGGAATTTGCAAAAGTTGGCGTCGTTATCCGTTTTTGGAAATAACTTACTGTCTTTGCCATCTACTATCGGAAAATTGTCGTCCTTGCAAATCTTGGATATACATTCAAataatttgcaatctttgCCTGATGATATCTGGCTCTTGAAGTCATTGTCGGTATTAAATGTTTCTTCGAACATTTTGAGCTCTTTCCCTAAGCCTCCCATATCAGTTGCCAAGAGAGTGTCTTCTACG AATCG CTTACTAGTTTTGACGCTAGCAGATAATAGATTGGGCGATGACTGTTTTGAGtccatttcatttttggtttcgttgaagtcgttgaatTTGTCGTATAAcgatattcttgaaatccCTGAAGGTGCAATGCGAAGATTAACTCGTTTGACAGAAGTTTATTTATCAGGAAATGAAATTGCGACATTGCCAGCAGatgatttggaaaacttaAAGGCATTGAAACTCTTATTCgtcaacaataacaaatTGGTCTCTTTGCCAGCTGAATTGAGTAAACTCACCAATTTACAACATTTGGATGTTGGTTCTAATCAATTGAAGTACAACATCTCCAATTGGCCGTACGATTGGAGTTGGCACtggaacaagaacttgaaatatttgaatttCTCCGGTAACAAGagatttgaaatcaaactGAGTCATGTAAAGAACCAAGAAACAGGTGAATTCTTTGACAGtttgttggtgttgaaaaacttgaaggTGTTGGGACTAATTGATGTTACTTTGACTACTACTGCAGTTCCAGACCAGAGCACTGAAATGCGTATCCGTACAACATCGTCTGAATTAGACAACATCGGCTACGGTGTTTCCGACTCTATGGGTTTGAGAGAATTTGTTTCTAGCCGAGATGTCTTTATCCAGAAATTCAGAGGCAATGAAAACGAAGTGCTTATTTGTACCTTTGATGGTAAGAGAGGTGCACCAAACCAAGGTCATAGAGTCTCATCTTTGGCGAAAAATCTCTTTGTATCACATTTCACTCACGAGCTAGAAAAGGTTAAgtctgatgaagaaattaaCGATGCTCTTCGCAGAACTTTCCTTTCGCTTAACAAGGAGATTAATGGAATCCTTGCAGCCAAGAAATGCAACTCATTTGCTGCCACCCCTCAGATGTTGAAAGAAGCCGTCGATTTGAATCTTGCTGACGATGGAAGAGCCGGTTGTTCTGTGACTGTCATCTACATCAAGGACAAAAAATTGTACACTGCCAATTGTGGAGACACTGCAGCCATTTTGTCTCGTAATAACGGTGACCATGTACTTCTTACCAATAGACACGATCCTACAAGTCGTAGTGAATTCGAAAGAATTAGAGCTTCAGGTGGATATGTCTCTGGCGATGGTGCTTTGGATGGAGATTTGCCTGTTGCTCGTGGTGTTGGGTTCTTCAACTATTTGCCACATACACACAGTGGTCCTGATATTTCGTCAATTTCGTTAACTGCTGCTGATGATATGATTGTTGTAGCTAACAAGATCATGTGGGACTACATTTCATATGAACTTGCAGTTGATATTTTAAGACAGGAAAAGGACGATCCAATGTTGGCCGCACAGAAATTGAGAGATTATGCTATCTGCTACGGAGCAACAGATAAGATTGCCGTTATTGTGATAACTCTTGGTGAGCAGAAATCAAACAGGCTGAAATTTGGTTCAAACGGGTTGTACAACAATCTTGGAAGAGAGTCTGATGTGATTGctaagaagagaagagatAGAGTAGCCACAACTGGTGATTCATCTTTAAGACGTCTTGACGATGAGATTGAGCCCCCGGTAGGAGAATTGGCTTTAGTTTTTACCGATATCAAAAATTCCACCTTGTTATGGGACGCCTATCCAGTTCCAATGAGATCCGCTATCAAGACTCACAATTCGATAATGCGTCGTCAGTTGAGAATTGTAGGTGGTTATGAAGTCAAGACCGAAGGTGATGCGTTCATGGTGTCCTTCCCTTCGCCCACATCTGCCTTGCTCTGGTGTTTCAATGTGCAGCAGAACTTGTTAACTGCAGACTGGCCCTCAGAAATTTTGGAAACGGACCAATGTTGCGAGGTCACTGATGGTAAAGGTCAGGTCATTTTCAGAGGTTTGTCGGTTCGTATGGGTATACATTGGGGTTCGCCAGTATGTGAAACCGATGTGGTGACAGGAAGAATGGACTACTTTGGGCCAATGGTGAATAGAGCTTCGCGTATCAGTGCTGTAGCAGACGGTGGTCAAATTGCTGTTAGTTCAGACTTCTTGGATGAATTCGATGCTTTGCACAAGATTCACGAAGAAATTAGTGAAGGAAAGATGACATTATTCGATGCTTATCAAGGTAACCCTCGTGCTGGTGAGATCATTGAACGAGAAATCGCATCGATTGAGGACAATGGTTACCATTACTTCAAATTGggagaaagaaagttgaaggGCTTGGAAACCCCTGAACCAATCACATTGGTATACACTTCCAAACTTAAGATTAGATTTGAGATTTTCGAGAAGCGGATGTCACAGAATCAAGAATTCAATTTGAGTACCAGAGTTGTCGGTGCCTTGCCTGTCGATAGTATTTATGGTTTAAGAACGATTTCCTTGAGATTGGAAAACATCTGTTCTGGCCTCAACGGAGGCTCATTTGTTAATGAGGGATTCCTGAATTCTTCGGGAGTTATTTCTGAAAAGATGAATACTACCTTCAAGGAAGGTGATTTAATTGCGCTATTGAATCACATTGTCACCAGAATAGAAAGTTGTGTTACCACCTTATACCTTAGACAACAGATGAGTATTGCCCATGGAGAGGAAGGTGTTCTCGATATCAAAAGCGGTAAATCGCTAAACATGGTGATGGACGACGTTGCCCTTTTAGTTCGGGCATATCGCgagatgttgaagattgGTGGCCGTGGTGAAGAGAAACATGGCTACATAGAGAATCTTGGttaa
- a CDS encoding predicted protein, with protein sequence MVTSQKKRISRAPLLREGQFGHSIGSRTKYLEVLNNELGPPDLFHWAKYVGVRSAEYTSKSMGESLKNSNGKEDDGYIGYYHFVNGLDNDEYYFSEEILTSDRFSVTKKEMVLTYCTYNVFSKSDFRVRIVVQMYGSSKKLPLHIDTTYHVIPRHGHKNTSYTSQNISDLSSSFWEEVKVSNIIRSVVQLDNPALQLTGLVSYGDFTQNSASLEVSVKLLVKFLNRGTSCGSNPGYGTATACGHNNESPKKTNHYRNNLVDSLLRLCKLDISGSVCDLAVREINSKFKPGEWDYLILRIYKIQRGSNKEHDYLELSHQHLSTFDVHTTQSALILVEQVYFLISKERYDMALVLAQKSVQILPLDFECWYSLVLTYILVGDFERALLVFNSLPVTLNPRTRESNIESVSGARETYTSMFTQRIRNNEEPISEKNFNLTFPAPSIKSESGHVPVASINKIWHDLFIFNPHLRHSINGNHFSQSPIVNGSARDISSVDQSILKICGLYSSRNMLSMQSSGTPTSSLLDFTRKSTWGRSYDLLSLFIALVGWDQIVTMKDKLFSGPKNTALSSSQLPFVVDHGSKVHSLVNCEPWLDQLFLVIYDDLKTIMTLTSAGTPHHSAIEWEMLGLLGWSVKYNLKESICSLMTSVIGVARDGGFDYFGTVQLLEIYDELILSDAVDTNIDLNHDDYDIRFYSNKLILKASSKERYQKFIKTLEEEFLTLDFILINLMKLISWNARWYQMTPNHLVVKILSNLLVKYDSVSILTSVKVLFEQNKKHKHVNSKKSSGIFSFGSLLGSSESNIEEYEFEANDTIYTYIEELIGWLEDLSSHPAL encoded by the exons ATGGTGACACTGCAAAAAAAGCGCATCTCCCGTGCTCCATTGCTCCGAGAAGGGCAATTTGGCCATCTGATAGGATCTAGAACGAAGTACCTCGAAGTACTTAACAATGAACTTGGTCCCCCTGACCTATTCCATTGGGCCAAATATGTCGGTGTACGATCGGCAGAGTACACTTCAAAAAGCATGGGTGAAAGTCTTAAAAACTCGAATGgtaaagaagatgacgGATATATTGGATATTATCATTTTGTCAATGGTTTGG ACAACGATGAGTACTACTTTTCGGAAGAAATTCTCACATCAGACCGTTTTTCCGTTACAAAAAAGGAAATGGTTTTGACTTATTGTACCTACAATGTGTTCTCTAAGCTGGACTTCAGAGTCAGAATAGTAGTTCAGATGTATGGGTCCCTGAAAAAACTACCATTACACATCGATACTACTTACCATGTGATTCCGCGGCACGGACATAAGAACACGAGCTATACATCGCAGAATATTTCCGACTTGAGCAGTCTGTTCTGGGAGGAAGTCAAGGTTTCAAACATCATAAGATCCGTCGTCCAGTTGGATAATCCTGCGCTACAACTCACAGGGCTCGTCAGCTACGGGGACTTCACTCAGAACAGTGCTTCTCTTGAAGTTTCCGTAAAGTTGCTAGTAAAATTCTTAAACAGAGGTACTCTGTGTGGCTCGAATCCGGGATACGGAACAGCAACTGCTTGTGGACACAACAATGAGAGCCCCAAAAAGACCAACCATTATAGAAACAACTTAGTAGACAGTTTGTTGAGATTATGTAAGCTTGATATCAGCGGATCAGTATGCGATCTTGCTGTAAGGGAAATAaattccaagttcaaaCCTGGAGAATGGGACTACCTTATCCTCCGGATATACAAGATCCAAAGAGGATCCAACAAGGAACACGACTATCTTGAACTTTCACATCAGCATCTCAGTACGTTTGACGTTCATACGACGCAGCTGGCGCTCATCTTGGTGGAGCAAGTGTACTTCCTAATCTCCAAAGAGCGCTACGACATGGCACTTGTATTGGCACAAAAGTCAGTACAAATACTTCCACTTGATTTTGAGTGTTGGTATAGTTTAGTTTTGACATACATATTGGTAGGTGACTTTGAAAGAGCGCTTCTAGTTTTCAACTCTTTACCTGTGACATTGAATCCTCGAACCCGTGAAAGCAATATTgaatctgtttctggtgCCCGAGAGACATATACTTCAATGTTCACACAGAGAATACGAAACAACGAGGAGCCAATCAGCGAAAAGAATTTCAACTTAACATTTCCTGCTCCATCAATAAAATCAGAGTCAGGTCATGTACCAGTCGCTTCCATCAATAAGATATGGCATGACTTGTTCATATTCAATCCGCATTTGAGACACTCCATCAACGGCAACCACTTCAGCCAGTCTCCCATTGTAAATGGTTCAGCCAGAGACATTTCATCAGTAGACCAATCGATACTTAAGATTTGCGGCCTTTATTCAAGCAGAAATATGCTTTCCATGCAATCTTCAGGAACTCCTACGTCGTCATTGTTGGATTTCACTAGGAAATCCACTTGGGGACGAAGCTACGATCTTCTATCGTTGTTTATAGCGTTAGTAGGGTGGGACCAAATTGTCACTATGAAAGATAAGTTGTTTTCAGGTCCCAAGAACACGGCTCTATCCAGCCTGCAGTTGCCCTTTGTAGTTGATCACGGTTCCAAAGTACATAGCCTTGTAAATTGTGAGCCATGGCTAGATCAGTTGTTCTTGGTTATCTACGACGATTTGAAAACCATCATGACGTTGACGTCTGCTGGTACTCCGCACCATAGTGCCATTGAATGGGAGATGCTAGGCTTGCTTGGTTGGTCGGTCAAgtacaacttgaaggaatcAATCTGTTCACTTATGACCAGTGTAATTGGTGTAGCTAGAGATGGAGGATTTGACTACTTTGGAACTGTGCAATTGCTTGAAATCTACGACGAATTGATCCTAAGTGATGCAGTCGACACCAATATCGATCTTAATCATGATGATTATGATATTCGGTTCTACAGCAACAAGTTAATTTTGAAAGCGTCCAGTAAAGAACGCTATCAGAAATTTATCAAaactcttgaagaagagttctTGACGCTAGACTTCATCttaatcaacttgatgaagttgattaGTTGGAATGCCAGATGGTACCAAATGACGCCTAATCATTTGGTGGTTAAGATCCTTTCCAATCTTTTGGTGAAATACGACCTGGTATCTATCCTCACATCTGTCAAGGTGTTATTTGAAcaaaacaagaaacatAAGCATGTAAACAGTAAGAAAAGCTCAGGcattttttcatttggttCGTTATTGGGAAGTAGCGAAAGCAACATCGAGGAGTACGAATTTGAAGCGAACGATACCATCTACACCTACATCGAGGAACTCATCGGCTGGCTCGAAGATTTGAGCAGCCACCCTGCATTATAG